One Maledivibacter sp. DNA window includes the following coding sequences:
- a CDS encoding DUF948 domain-containing protein: MNNITITLSDLGLMLLWAALLVLIFYLILVLKKFNDTLKEVRYILSHNKENIEKTLNEMPSIAKNIDEITGEVSHDVKAVRDTVETITEKSGAAAKSLDDTDSIITGVTSVIQLAIFVKNFWENILPKKRRVV; encoded by the coding sequence ATGAATAATATAACAATTACACTTAGTGATTTAGGTCTGATGCTATTATGGGCGGCTTTGTTGGTTTTAATTTTTTATCTAATATTGGTTCTTAAAAAGTTTAATGATACTTTGAAGGAAGTCAGATATATATTATCACACAACAAGGAAAATATTGAAAAGACCCTAAATGAAATGCCTTCTATAGCTAAAAATATTGATGAAATAACAGGTGAAGTTTCCCATGATGTAAAGGCCGTGAGGGATACAGTAGAGACCATAACTGAAAAAAGCGGTGCTGCCGCAAAATCCCTTGACGATACTGACAGTATAATAACAGGTGTGACCTCTGTTATACAGCTAGCCATATTTGTTAAGAATTTCTGGGAAAATATCCTTCCTAAGAAAAGAAGAGTTGTTTAA